GATAAAAATAACTTTGTTAAAAAATAAGAGGAATTTAAAATGGCAAAACCAAAAATAGCAACAGCGTCTTTAGCGGGATGTTTCGGGTGTCACATGTCTGTTTTGGATATTGATGAACGCATTCTTAAACTTATTGAGCTCGTTGATTTTGATAAGTCCCCTATTGATGATATTAAGAAATTTACAGGTCGCTGTCTTGTAGGATTAATTGAAGGTGGATGCGCTAATGAAGAAAATGTTCATAATCTAAAGTATTTTCGTGAGAATTGTGATATTTTGATTTCGGTTGGAGATTGTGCTATCAATGGCGGACTTCCTGCGATGCGAAACAATATTCCTTTAAAAGAGTGTTTGGATGAGGCTTATCTAAATGGTCCAACGGTCTATAACCCATCAGGAAAAATTCCATCGGACAAAGAAATCCCCTTATGTTTAGACAGGGTTTATCCTTGTCATGAGGTAGTCAAGATGGATTATCATCTTCCTGGCTGTCCACCATCGGCGGATACGATCTGGGAAGCGCTGGTAGCCCTTTTAAATAATAAGCCGTTAGATTTACCATACGAGTTAATTAAATACGATTAATACGTTGTTTTGTTAATGCTTGAATTATTCTTGATTCATGCATTAGCGATTACAATGTATAATACCTTTTAGAGTTAACTAAAATTTTATAATATAGGTATTAATAAGACAGGAGTTTGAACGTGAGTGATACTAATCTAAAAAGAATCGTTATTGAACCAGTTACACGAGTCGAAGGTCATGGCAAAGTGTCTCTTTTGTTAGATGAAAAAAATAATATTAAACAGGCTCGACTTCATATTGTGGAATTTAGAGGGTTCGAGCGTTTTATTGTTGGACGCCCTTATTGGGAAGTTCCTGTTT
This genomic stretch from Candidatus Omnitrophota bacterium harbors:
- a CDS encoding NADP oxidoreductase — protein: MAKPKIATASLAGCFGCHMSVLDIDERILKLIELVDFDKSPIDDIKKFTGRCLVGLIEGGCANEENVHNLKYFRENCDILISVGDCAINGGLPAMRNNIPLKECLDEAYLNGPTVYNPSGKIPSDKEIPLCLDRVYPCHEVVKMDYHLPGCPPSADTIWEALVALLNNKPLDLPYELIKYD